The Triticum aestivum cultivar Chinese Spring chromosome 7B, IWGSC CS RefSeq v2.1, whole genome shotgun sequence genome window below encodes:
- the LOC123160972 gene encoding uncharacterized protein isoform X2, with amino-acid sequence MSWSSQRGLQCPSTDATVPPVIAGPSCSVLPMRERDPHRRSSSTASSLSASVRLEAGQGAPSHPFTGCEANETPCHQIRVPIAPSCLPEPPGNRGRRRPSDLASTVPVATASMDHRPDLHHHRCLVAHLSAARGRGGDQAASISPLRPATIAVQLGGMCDAVQCWCTPARPHHLQRTRLPSSVRFICEVPDRDIEVHLDTSSSVRHALMQLIHGHRQKN; translated from the exons ATGAGTTGGTCCAGCCAGCGGGGCCTCCAATGTCCATCCACCGACGCGACTGTCCCTCCTGTGATCGCCGGCCCTTCTTGCTCTGTGCTCCCCATGAGGGAGAGGGACCCGCACCGCCGCTCCTCCTCCACTGCGAGCTCTCTTTCAGCCTCGGTTCGATTAGAGGCCGGACAGGGAGCCCCTTCTCACCCCTTCACCGGATGCGAGGCAAACGAGACCCCTTGCCACCAGATCCGAGTGCCCATTGCCCCCTCCTGCTTGCCAGAGCCTCCAGGGAATCGTGGACGCCGGCGGCCGTCGGATTTGGCTTCCACCGTGCCAGTAGCCACGGCATCCATGGATCACCGTCCGGATCTGCACCACCACCGGTGCCTCGTCGCACACCTGTCCGCCGCCAGGGGCCGAGGAGGAGACCAGGCGGCCTCCATATCTCCTCTCCG TCCGGCGACCATCGCCGTGCAGCTCGGCGGCATGTGTGATGCGGTTCAGTGCTGGTGCACGCCGGCGCGACCACACCATCTCCAGCGCACACGGCTCCCTTCAAGCGTGCGGTTCATTTGCGAGGTCCCTGACCGTGACATTGAAGTGCATCTAGATACCTCGAGCAGTGTACGACACGCCCTCATGCAGCTCATCCACGGGCACCGGCAAAAAAATT GA
- the LOC123160972 gene encoding uncharacterized protein isoform X1, with the protein MSWSSQRGLQCPSTDATVPPVIAGPSCSVLPMRERDPHRRSSSTASSLSASVRLEAGQGAPSHPFTGCEANETPCHQIRVPIAPSCLPEPPGNRGRRRPSDLASTVPVATASMDHRPDLHHHRCLVAHLSAARGRGGDQAASISPLRPATIAVQLGGMCDAVQCWCTPARPHHLQRTRLPSSVRFICEVPDRDIEVHLDTSSSVRHALMQLIHGHRQKNCSSPPLP; encoded by the exons ATGAGTTGGTCCAGCCAGCGGGGCCTCCAATGTCCATCCACCGACGCGACTGTCCCTCCTGTGATCGCCGGCCCTTCTTGCTCTGTGCTCCCCATGAGGGAGAGGGACCCGCACCGCCGCTCCTCCTCCACTGCGAGCTCTCTTTCAGCCTCGGTTCGATTAGAGGCCGGACAGGGAGCCCCTTCTCACCCCTTCACCGGATGCGAGGCAAACGAGACCCCTTGCCACCAGATCCGAGTGCCCATTGCCCCCTCCTGCTTGCCAGAGCCTCCAGGGAATCGTGGACGCCGGCGGCCGTCGGATTTGGCTTCCACCGTGCCAGTAGCCACGGCATCCATGGATCACCGTCCGGATCTGCACCACCACCGGTGCCTCGTCGCACACCTGTCCGCCGCCAGGGGCCGAGGAGGAGACCAGGCGGCCTCCATATCTCCTCTCCG TCCGGCGACCATCGCCGTGCAGCTCGGCGGCATGTGTGATGCGGTTCAGTGCTGGTGCACGCCGGCGCGACCACACCATCTCCAGCGCACACGGCTCCCTTCAAGCGTGCGGTTCATTTGCGAGGTCCCTGACCGTGACATTGAAGTGCATCTAGATACCTCGAGCAGTGTACGACACGCCCTCATGCAGCTCATCCACGGGCACCGGCAAAAAAATTGTAGTTCCCCTCCGCTCCCCTGA